In Stenotrophomonas sp. 610A2, one DNA window encodes the following:
- a CDS encoding GNAT family N-acetyltransferase, whose protein sequence is MAAFMDSVASTLGDEGIATFRKVAAAEAFAARIAPDNLMWLAEIAGQAVGLIELKQGRHIAMLFVAPELQRHGIGRRLVAEAIKHAQTDVLTVSASLPSVPAYLGYGFHCSGNVGESMGIIYQPMEMQLDRTGAGH, encoded by the coding sequence ATGGCCGCATTCATGGACTCGGTCGCCTCCACCCTCGGTGATGAAGGAATCGCTACCTTCCGCAAGGTCGCCGCCGCTGAAGCTTTCGCAGCCCGCATCGCCCCGGACAACCTGATGTGGCTGGCGGAGATTGCCGGACAAGCTGTGGGCCTGATCGAGCTGAAGCAGGGGCGGCATATCGCAATGCTGTTCGTCGCCCCTGAACTGCAGCGCCACGGCATTGGACGCCGCCTGGTCGCCGAAGCCATCAAGCACGCACAGACGGATGTGTTGACCGTCAGCGCCTCTCTTCCTTCGGTGCCCGCCTACCTCGGTTATGGATTTCATTGCAGCGGCAACGTGGGCGAGTCCATGGGAATCATCTACCAGCCGATGGAGATGCAGCTGGACCGCACCGGCGCAGGCCACTGA
- a CDS encoding tRNA-binding protein, with protein sequence MQTIDWNDFSKVELRVGRVIAAEPFAAARKPAYILQVDFGPDFGTRKSSAQITALYSPEQLIGRLVVAVINFPPKQIGPLMSECLVTGFHDAEGRVSLCMPEHEVPLGTRLL encoded by the coding sequence ATGCAGACCATCGATTGGAACGACTTCAGCAAGGTGGAGCTACGCGTCGGCCGCGTCATCGCCGCCGAACCGTTCGCCGCCGCCCGCAAACCCGCCTACATCCTGCAGGTCGATTTCGGCCCGGACTTCGGCACCCGCAAGTCCAGCGCACAGATCACCGCGCTTTACAGTCCCGAACAGCTGATCGGGCGACTGGTGGTGGCAGTGATCAACTTCCCGCCAAAACAGATTGGCCCGCTGATGTCCGAGTGCCTGGTGACCGGATTCCACGATGCCGAAGGACGGGTGAGCCTGTGCATGCCGGAACATGAAGTCCCGCTGGGCACACGCCTGCTGTAA